The Aspergillus flavus chromosome 2, complete sequence region AAAATGCGGCTATTAGTGCTTATGAGAAGGCCGGTCGTGAGCGTGTGTCCACCGCAAAAGAGCTCTCCGACTGGGGGGAGGCCACGGAAGACGACGCTGTATCGGACATCACGGATAAACTGGGTGTGTTGCTCGCCGAGATGGGCGATCAAGAGGAGATCTTTGCGGGTTACCTGGAGGAGTATCGGACGGTTCTCAAGCACATTCGCGAAACAGAGAACTCGGTTCAGCCGTCGCGTAATCACCGAGCCAAGATCCAGGACGATATCGCGAAACTGAAGATTAAGGACCCGGAGAGTATCAGGTTGGAGACACTGGAACAGGAGCTTGTGAGAGCGGAAGCACAGAGCTTGGTTGCTGAGGCTCAGTTGACCAACATGGTTCGTGTCAACTCTAGCTACCTATAATAACTGTGGCACATGCTAAGTCTTCGCGTAGACCAGGGCCAAACTCAAAGAGGCTTTCGATATCCACTTGGCCGCTGTCATTGAGAGAGGCGAGAAGCAGATTTTACTCGCCCGCCATGCTCGCCGCCTGCTTGGTATCCTCGACGACTCGCCTGTTGTCCCAGGAGAACCTCGGAAAGACTATGATCGTGGCGACGAGGCGAGTCAGATCATTCAAGACGCCGAGAGAGGTCTTCGCACCTGGGAGAGTACTACCGTGCCTATCCCAACATCGGCCGGACACTTGCATGACAGCACACTCCTTCCAGCCCCAGCAGCTCGTGCGGCTCGGGATAGCCAAGCCCTCACCGTCGGCTCGTCTGAAGTAGATGGCCGTGAGATGTCTGCTTCGACCAGGGATATTAATGGTTCAGCTTCAGATATTCGTTACACTGAGGAATATCCTCCCGAGACTCAAGGCACCAACGAATATGTCAATGAGTATGGGTCTGGGACTCAACAGGGTATTGCGCCTGTGATCGAAGCCCAAGAGTTCCAAGAGCCTGTAACAGCGCCGGTTGAGCCAACTAGGGATACGTATAGTGCTCCTGGTAATGCCATCACTTACATCCCGGGAACTAAGCAACGTGTTGATACCGCCACTGGAGCTGAGGGTTACGGGGAGTCCAGTATGCAGGGAGCTAGGGGCATGTATGGAGCCACTCCCGATGTTACTGGATATACACCTGGAGCTCAAGACACTATTCCGGGGACAAAGGAGCACGTTGGACCCATCAGCGAAGCTAGAAGCTGGGACGCATCTGTCACAGACGTGTCTGGGGATGTCAATGAAAATGTTGCGAGCGGTAGAAGTATCGATGACTCAGTCTCCATCACAGATCCGACTCAGCACTTTGAGGAGCCCTCCACTGAGCTGACGGAAGGAACGGAAGCAACCAAAATGACAGAGGCCACGGATGATGCCAACGGATCTATTCGGGAAAAGCTGCAAGAGCAGCCCCAGGCAGCTTTGGGCATCCCTCAAGTCGTCGCTGTCCCATATTAAGCTAGTCAAGAGCGATGTCTTACCATTGTTTACTCCCTATGTTGCTTTTGAAGTATTATTATGTATATTAGTATGGAAATATGAACTTTGAATGCAGATTACCAAGAAAATCCCCGCCGAAGGACTATCCCTTCCATGTAAATTGAGTGGAGAGGTCATCGTAGAGATAGATGTATGAAGTATGAAGGGAAGGCAAACTGATAAAGGCGATAAGGTGTGAAGTAAGCGATATAATCACGTGACCCAGGCGGCAGGCGTGACGCGGACGGAGCTACAGCATCATCTGGGAAGCTCTTCTTCCCGCCCAGAAGCTcgacctcctccatcccacCTCCTCACCATCTGCCCTTGTATATCAACTAAGGCTTATTATCCCGCTTCCCAGATACCGATTTAGATCACCGCCCGCCATGGACAAGTTGGTCGCCCAATATAGCCGCCCGGCCCATCAGAATGAGATGTATTCCGAACAAGAACAGCATGACCTCACAGAGAGCCTTCCTCCCCTCTCTCTGAAATTCAACCTTCCTCCAGTTGACAACGTGAGCTACAACCCAATGAATCTTTTATGTGGTGTCGCCTTCGGAAGAGCGTGGTAGCGATGCTACCGCTTACCTACTTCACGCCGGAGGACCAAACAGGTCATCATATAATATGCCGAATAAGCGGAGACCCTAGCTAACCTGACCCTTCGTCTAGTCAAGATCCTGGCTCCGTGCTATGACTGATGATCACTCGAACCCAAGCTGCCCCATTAAACTTGCCCACGGAACGACAACACTGGCCTTCCGATTCCAGGGCGGAATTGTACGCCGTCCTATGAACCGGTCCCCTCGTTCTCCACTGACAAACGGTATCATAGATTGTCGCGACAGACTCTCGAGCCACCGCTGGAAATTGGATTGCCAGTCAGACAGTGAAGAAGGTTATTCCCGTCTCGCGGTTGAGCCGTGGTGAGGATAAGGCGAACAATGCCCCGACCCCCGGTCTGCTAGGTACTATGGCGGGTGGTGCTGCGGTACGTACCCCTGTTATGTTTGGGAGTGGACAGCGCTCTGTGTATGCTTCAGATACACTCTAGAACTTTGCTCTAATGACTGGACGTAGGATTGCCAATACTGGTTGAGATATTTGAGTCAGCAGTGCACACTTCATGGTAAGTTCTAGCCCATCATTCTGCACGTCATAGTGCTGAAATGTATTGATACTAACTGTTGGTAGAAATCCGCCACAAGCGCCGTATCACCGTTGCAGCCGCTTCCAAGATTCTCGCCAACCTGACATACGCCTACAAGGGATACGGTTTGAGCATGGGAACAATGTTAGCAGGAGTATGTGACTCGTCCCATCACATTATAAATCACAAAGACGGATCGAAGCTAATGCATTTCCACTGTAAATAGATGACCCCTCAAGAAGGCCCCGCTCTCTATTACATCGACTCAGACGGTACCCGACTCCCGGGCAACCTGTTCTGTGTTGGATCCGGTCAGACATTCGCCTACGGTGTGCTGGATGCTAACTACCGTTACGACTTgactgaggaggaggccCTTGAGCTCGGCCGGAGAAGTATCCTGGCCGCTATGCACCGTGATGCCTACTCTGGTGGTTTCATCAACCTGTACCACGTTAAGGAAGAGGGATGGGTGCACCACGGCTTCGACGACATGAACCCGATCTTCTGGAAGacgaagttggagaagggcgAATTCTCGAATGTTACGTCAGAGTTGTAATGTGTGGTGGTGTCTTAGATGGTTTCTCATGGTGGACATGATAtatcaattttcttttcttaggCATACAAGATACTTCCTTCTATGAGTCTGTTTGACAAGCAGTAATGGGACCGAAGTCTCATTGGTCTCATTTCAAAAGAGATCCTTTCCTTGTGTTACAGTTACTGGGAGAGCTCAGCTGTTTGCACTATGGTACATTCTACTAAAAGAGAGATAAGTATGAagttgaaaagaaaacaatacTATAATGCTATGATATACTAAACAAAAATCTCATCCCAGATAGAtaagtacatacatggaCACATCCAGGAACCAAAATATTGCTAAATACTCCCCATCTATACAAGCTTTTTTCCCGAGCCAACGTAAAATCTTGTCAGGTTCTTTCATGtcgttctttgcttttcttaCTTTGCCCTTGAGATGCAGGATATAATAAACATCTCTCATGTTGAGCGGGGCGATTAGTTGTCCACCTTGAACTTCATCCTGATACCCATGGCAGCAAGCTCAACATCCAGGTACCGGAGCACACCCGGAACAGCAACGACAGTGACGTTATCACCGCCGACGTAGCGCCGGCCGTCACCGTCTTCCCAGGTGATGGCACGGGAGTCATCAAAGACAGCTTCACGGGCGCAGCGTCTGCAGCGCACGATGCCGGAGGAGCCGCTGGCCTGAGTAAGCTGGCTAGAAGCAGCCTTTGCGGCTGCGGCGGCTGCGCCCTGGTTGCGGGCCTTTCCAGAGCCACCGGCGAGGGCGACCTGTGTCGAGAGGAAAGAGCCACAGTCGCGGCAGAGCCAGGCACGCTGAGTATCGGAGCAGTTCATGAGACGGTCTTGGAGGATGAAGGCGGCACCGTGGGCAATGAGGGAGTCACGTTCCATCTCACCGACACGGATACCACCTCCCTTGGCACGACCCTTGACGGGTTGGCCGGTCAGCGAGTTCACGGGACCGGTGGTACGGACTTGGAACTTGTCGTTAACCATGTGACGGAGACGCTGGTAGTGGACGACACCGATGAAGATATCGGCGGCGAACTCTTTACCGGTGATACCACTGTAGAGTGGTTCGTTGCCGTAGTAGTTGTAGCCTGCCTTGCGGAGTTGGTGGCCGAAGTAATCAGCGGCGGTGTTCTCCTCGGAGAATTGGAAGGGTGTCGAGTCCTGGGGATGGCCGTGAAGAGCACCGGCCTTGCCAGCCATTGATTCGATCATCTGGGCGATTGTCATACCTGTTTCCATTGGTCAGTCGAGGAATCTTATAGGTGATATAATCAAAGGATGAAGACTTACGAGAGGGGAAAGCGTGAGGGTTAATGATAAGGTCAGGTTGGATGCCACTCTCGGAGAAGGGCATGTCGACTGCCGGCCAGAGTTGGGAGCAGACACCTTTCTGTCCGTGACGAGAGGAGAACTTATCACCAATGACAGGCTTTCTGGGGATACGGTACTTGACGCTGAGGGATTGGCACGGTTCGATACCGGTCTCGGCACCCATGATACGGATGCTGTCGATGTATCCTTCTTCGGCGTCCTTGTACTTGACAAAATGGGTGATGCCATCGACATTCACATAAGAGTCCGAGGCTGCATCATAACGCACGTTGTGGTATGCAGCGACGAGACTTCCCTCCTTGACCCTAGCGCCAATGTGAGGAAGACCATCTTCGTCGATGGTGTTACGCCACTCAGCCCTAATTTCACCCCCTGGAGCAAAGCCGAACAACTTAGTAATTTCACGTCTAGATTTGTTCCTTCGCGACTCTTTCTCATCGAGGGAATGGACCTTCGTCTTGTAGATTGTACCGTGACCGAATCCACGTTCGTGTGAAGATTTGTTGATAATCATAGCGTCGTCCATGTCATAACCCGTATATGAAATAATAGCAACAACCGCGTTCGTGCCGTTCGGGAAGTTATCCAAACCATAAGCATTGTAAAGAGGGGGGCGCACAATTGGTGTCTGTCCCGTTTGCAGTCGGTAAAGCTTGTTGTCTGTACGGTAATCGATGGCTGTTCCGGGCGTTCCCATTGTCTGCTTGCTCATTTGACACTGGTACATGTTACGAGGCGACTGGTTATAATCGGAGAAAGGAGTCATGTTAGCCACAATTGAGAGGATGTTTGTCGGTGTAAACTCAATGTGCGTCGAAATACCCGCGACAAGGTCCGATGGTAAACAGGCAATTTCCATGAAGGGCTGCTCGAACGGTCCCACGTAGTCAAGCTTATCGAGAGGCAAGTACTTAACCTCTCTGTACATCCTAGCTGCTTGCGAGAACATGTAAATACCGGGATATTGACCACCGTTAGAGTTAGGGACATATCCAATCTCCAGCTCTCGAGGGACATTGTGGCTGCCCTCAACCTTCCAGTGTCTCAGGGTATCAGCGATCATGCGAGCCTGTTTCGGTGAGCAGAAACCAACGATTCTGCCATCCAACTGAACCGTTACGCTCTCCTCCAATGAGACAGAGGACTCCGAGCGCACACCGAGCTGAACCAAGAGCCTTGGGAGGTGAGAAACATCGATATCACTGGTGGAAATCAAGCACTTGTGTGCAAGATGGTTAAGTAGACCACAAGGAGATCCATCAGGTGTGTGAACAGGGCACAAGAAACCCCAACTTTCAGGAAGGAGCTTTCGAACAGTGGTGGTTTTCAATTGTGCGAAGAAACTACCTCTGTGAATCATTCGGAAATGACTGATGAATCGGTAGAAGTTAATTTTCTCAGCCATGACAGTATAACCGGACGTCTGCTGCAAATCGAGACCCGTGGGACTAACGAGGTTACCAGTCGACAGGAAATACTCCAGCGCACCACCAATATTCTCATTTGACCGCTTCACGACCTTGCTCAAGAAGTCCCTCTCGAATGAAGGATCAGTGAACTTCGCGCCGTGGTTGCGCATGCTCCAGTCTCTCAGGATAGGGCCAAAAGACCTGACCCACTCCTCCAACCTCTCCTTTAGGATCATACCGTAGAGGAAACCGCCAAGCAGGATTTCTTGGTTAGAGACAGCATCAGGGTTGTCAGGGGCACAGTCACCGGCGACGAGAGCGTAAAGTTTGCGAATCATGAACATGATCAACTTGAACTTGTCGTAGTCCTGAGTTTCGGTAACGTTCTGATTACCAAGGTGTGGCAATACAACCTTACGAAGAAACTCAGTGCCAGCTTCCTCATTAGACATATCCATTGGAACACCGAGGACGGGCTTGAATTTCTCTCCCAGGTAAGCTCGGCAGGCTGAGCGACTATGCAGGTTGTATCCTTTGTATGTCCGCAGCAAAAGTTCCACACGATCCGTAACAAATGTATTGTTGATTCCCTCGGAAGAGGCACTGCCAACTAGTCCTTCGAAAATTTCGCGATCATTCGTCTCCACCAGCGCCTTAagaatcatcatcaccgGGACAAGGTACTCATTCTTGCGCCATGAGAAACGGAAAGTAACATTACCGTCACTCAGATAATGTAGGACATTGGTCTGGGACGTCTGATCAGGACGAACGGATCGGATCTGAACACCGAATTTCGTATACGTGTGGCCACGCTTAACGAAGGAACCACGAACAATGGCCATGGGGAAATTCCTCTTTCCGACAATCAACATTCGGATCAACTTCTCGTTTCCGTTTAC contains the following coding sequences:
- a CDS encoding Eisosome component PIL1-domain-containing protein, whose protein sequence is MCFLEVDEGKGPCIRVVEFRNPPMRVAIPPPSHRRRRRHSSSSSSSSSSSSSSDSHDSTSVCPPRHAHAHSHHCESPRSSYTTVSRRRIRTVEESVPISRWKGWWLGSRDFVPERRCVEYIEPEVREVRGRERERRRPMWEEDVENRSLSVRRRNSVPSRSRFSFATLRGTQQPELSKRMNRLIKNENAAISAYEKAGRERVSTAKELSDWGEATEDDAVSDITDKLGVLLAEMGDQEEIFAGYLEEYRTVLKHIRETENSVQPSRNHRAKIQDDIAKLKIKDPESIRLETLEQELVRAEAQSLVAEAQLTNMTRAKLKEAFDIHLAAVIERGEKQILLARHARRLLGILDDSPVVPGEPRKDYDRGDEASQIIQDAERGLRTWESTTVPIPTSAGHLHDSTLLPAPAARAARDSQALTVGSSEVDGREMSASTRDINGSASDIRYTEEYPPETQGTNEYVNEYGSGTQQGIAPVIEAQEFQEPVTAPVEPTRDTYSAPGNAITYIPGTKQRVDTATGAEGYGESSMQGARGMYGATPDVTGYTPGAQDTIPGTKEHVGPISEARSWDASVTDVSGDVNENVASGRSIDDSVSITDPTQHFEEPSTELTEGTEATKMTEATDDANGSIREKLQEQPQAALGIPQVVAVPY
- a CDS encoding putative proteasome component Pre2 (unnamed protein product), producing the protein MDKLVAQYSRPAHQNEMYSEQEQHDLTESLPPLSLKFNLPPVDNSRSWLRAMTDDHSNPSCPIKLAHGTTTLAFRFQGGIIVATDSRATAGNWIASQTVKKVIPVSRLSRGEDKANNAPTPGLLGTMAGGAADCQYWLRYLSQQCTLHEIRHKRRITVAAASKILANLTYAYKGYGLSMGTMLAGMTPQEGPALYYIDSDGTRLPGNLFCVGSGQTFAYGVLDANYRYDLTEEEALELGRRSILAAMHRDAYSGGFINLYHVKEEGWVHHGFDDMNPIFWKTKLEKGEFSNVTSEL
- a CDS encoding putative DNA-directed RNA polymerase I subunit beta (DNA-directed RNA polymerase I subunit beta, putative); this translates as MAPAKTDTNWSVNYDVLRREHLFKNPPKDRTAYPALAASIKPHVDSFNALFEDSKILQAGLKDIGTKTFIDGEAETPEQKKARQAEGRKAPKRNKLHVRIKEVFLEKPAIPPTNKFTTRNRNIYPSECRERHATYRGKLRARIEYRVNNGDWMEAVRELGQVPIMMRTNRCHLEKATPAELVEHKEESEELGGYFIVNGNEKLIRMLIVGKRNFPMAIVRGSFVKRGHTYTKFGVQIRSVRPDQTSQTNVLHYLSDGNVTFRFSWRKNEYLVPVMMILKALVETNDREIFEGLVGSASSEGINNTFVTDRVELLLRTYKGYNLHSRSACRAYLGEKFKPVLGVPMDMSNEEAGTEFLRKVVLPHLGNQNVTETQDYDKFKLIMFMIRKLYALVAGDCAPDNPDAVSNQEILLGGFLYGMILKERLEEWVRSFGPILRDWSMRNHGAKFTDPSFERDFLSKVVKRSNENIGGALEYFLSTGNLVSPTGLDLQQTSGYTVMAEKINFYRFISHFRMIHRGSFFAQLKTTTVRKLLPESWGFLCPVHTPDGSPCGLLNHLAHKCLISTSDIDVSHLPRLLVQLGVRSESSVSLEESVTVQLDGRIVGFCSPKQARMIADTLRHWKVEGSHNVPRELEIGYVPNSNGGQYPGIYMFSQAARMYREVKYLPLDKLDYVGPFEQPFMEIACLPSDLVAGISTHIEFTPTNILSIVANMTPFSDYNQSPRNMYQCQMSKQTMGTPGTAIDYRTDNKLYRLQTGQTPIVRPPLYNAYGLDNFPNGTNAVVAIISYTGYDMDDAMIINKSSHERGFGHGTIYKTKVHSLDEKESRRNKSRREITKLFGFAPGGEIRAEWRNTIDEDGLPHIGARVKEGSLVAAYHNVRYDAASDSYVNVDGITHFVKYKDAEEGYIDSIRIMGAETGIEPCQSLSVKYRIPRKPVIGDKFSSRHGQKGVCSQLWPAVDMPFSESGIQPDLIINPHAFPSRMTIAQMIESMAGKAGALHGHPQDSTPFQFSEENTAADYFGHQLRKAGYNYYGNEPLYSGITGKEFAADIFIGVVHYQRLRHMVNDKFQVRTTGPVNSLTGQPVKGRAKGGGIRVGEMERDSLIAHGAAFILQDRLMNCSDTQRAWLCRDCGSFLSTQVALAGGSGKARNQGAAAAAAKAASSQLTQASGSSGIVRCRRCAREAVFDDSRAITWEDGDGRRYVGGDNVTVVAVPGVLRYLDVELAAMGIRMKFKVDN